A region of candidate division WOR-3 bacterium DNA encodes the following proteins:
- a CDS encoding type II toxin-antitoxin system VapC family toxin, whose translation MRHRPLLYIETSVFGFYFDPEPRNALRREAVRELFRQIDLGMLEAATSPVTSAELIAAAEPLRTQVLSLLATIAPLRADETEVTRLAEVYIKEGVIPPAEGLDARHAAYATVGRAEVIVSLNLRHLANEWTARGLNAVNMREGYPLVSIRTPEQVVLNES comes from the coding sequence GTGAGACATCGACCGCTGCTCTACATCGAGACATCGGTTTTCGGGTTCTACTTCGACCCGGAACCGCGGAACGCACTGCGACGCGAGGCCGTTCGGGAACTATTCAGGCAGATAGACCTTGGTATGCTCGAAGCGGCGACCTCACCGGTGACGTCTGCGGAGCTCATAGCGGCAGCGGAGCCACTAAGAACGCAGGTACTCTCACTCCTGGCGACAATTGCGCCCCTCCGCGCGGACGAGACTGAAGTCACTCGCCTGGCCGAGGTCTACATCAAAGAAGGAGTCATCCCTCCAGCCGAGGGACTCGATGCGCGCCACGCTGCCTACGCGACTGTGGGCAGAGCCGAGGTGATTGTGTCACTGAACCTCAGGCATCTGGCCAATGAATGGACCGCGCGCGGGCTGAATGCGGTCAACATGCGCGAAGGCTACCCCTTGGTGAGCATCAGGACTCCCGAACAGGTGGTGCTGAATGAAAGTTGA